Proteins encoded in a region of the Mucilaginibacter sabulilitoris genome:
- a CDS encoding thioredoxin family protein has protein sequence MILNRKNSGLICALILLLSGHIYAQQPTEKRSVIFYDSFNAALSTAKQQHKPVFVDAYAVWCAPCQQLKKTTFKNKALAVYFNSHFVNVSIDVEKGEGEKFAELYNVNSYPTLLFIDEDGKVIAKTEGFVEAKSLLKTAVSIK, from the coding sequence ATGATTTTGAATCGTAAAAATTCAGGCCTTATATGCGCCTTGATCTTGCTGCTGAGCGGACATATTTATGCTCAGCAGCCTACCGAAAAGCGTAGTGTCATATTTTATGACTCTTTCAACGCTGCTTTATCTACGGCAAAGCAACAACACAAGCCGGTTTTTGTAGATGCTTATGCGGTATGGTGTGCACCATGTCAGCAACTTAAAAAAACGACTTTTAAGAATAAAGCATTAGCAGTTTATTTCAATTCCCACTTCGTAAATGTTTCCATTGACGTAGAGAAAGGTGAAGGGGAAAAGTTCGCCGAGTTATACAATGTCAATAGTTATCCAACATTGCTCTTTATTGATGAAGATGGTAAAGTCATCGCCAAAACCGAAGGTTTCGTTGAAGCTAAATCATTGCTGAAAACCGCAGTTTCAATCAAATGA
- a CDS encoding carboxymuconolactone decarboxylase family protein yields the protein MVVSQVNECVYCLAAHTVVGGLQGFTPEQIVQTCQANVHFDTKLDALANLLKQR from the coding sequence CTGGTCGTAAGCCAGGTTAATGAATGTGTATATTGTCTTGCTGCCCATACTGTAGTAGGAGGTTTGCAGGGCTTCACGCCGGAACAAATTGTACAGACCTGCCAGGCTAATGTTCATTTTGATACCAAGCTCGACGCATTGGCCAATTTATTAAAGCAACGGTGA
- a CDS encoding putative quinol monooxygenase has protein sequence MAKFSLLVRLEAKPGKEQELSDFLKSALPLAQQETGTVNWYALQIGASTFGIFDTFETEAARDAHLNGPIAAALMAKAPELLSVSPAIEKVDILAAK, from the coding sequence ATGGCAAAATTTTCATTATTAGTTAGGCTTGAAGCAAAACCCGGCAAAGAGCAGGAATTAAGTGATTTCCTTAAAAGCGCATTACCATTAGCCCAGCAAGAAACCGGAACGGTTAACTGGTATGCCCTGCAAATTGGCGCTTCTACATTCGGCATATTCGACACGTTTGAAACGGAAGCTGCGCGGGACGCTCACTTAAACGGGCCGATTGCTGCTGCATTGATGGCCAAAGCCCCGGAATTGCTATCGGTCAGCCCGGCCATTGAGAAAGTTGATATACTAGCAGCGAAGTAA
- a CDS encoding sigma-70 family RNA polymerase sigma factor, producing MVEDYADYLYNFAFKRLSDETMAQDLAQDTFLSALEKASRYRAESSERRWLTAILKNKIVDTYRKKANVFSGHIHIGSVEDEPEFLTLI from the coding sequence GTGGTAGAGGATTATGCCGATTACCTGTATAATTTCGCCTTTAAAAGGTTAAGCGACGAGACTATGGCCCAGGACCTCGCACAGGATACATTTTTATCTGCCCTTGAAAAAGCAAGTCGATATCGGGCTGAAAGTTCGGAGCGCAGGTGGTTAACAGCGATCCTTAAAAATAAGATCGTTGACACCTATCGTAAAAAGGCCAATGTTTTTAGCGGCCACATACATATTGGCTCGGTAGAAGACGAGCCAGAGTTTTTGACCCTGATCTGA
- a CDS encoding phospholipase D-like domain-containing protein has protein sequence MRNRNEQNGLEATVITGSYGALISIRVTNEQSVNKPDFLGFAIKRDDLTEQESYPLRGFKYFVDSDRLQTKGQLFDTDKQPVQSFFWEDFSVKPQHDYVYHLIPVYGIPKNLQYGPEVTVSISSENVQGSVHSVHFNMGVAGSLAYARRFDDKRPDQMNEDEKRNVRKWLSRGLEEALLGFIQKAIQNKFGLRIAFYEFTYSPVLLKLKEAIEAGCHVEIVYDSRQEEEENDQAIDAADLPRTAKTSTGVTYNVLHRRTKDPQVPSHNKFMILMNKEVPVEIWFGSTNITDKGILGHSNVGHHIVDKALAKKYFDYWECLATDPSEADIQVAVDKIQGDIANIPDFKDNYTPFFSPRAAKTVLETYGKFIAGANQMVCGIFPFSFSKVMKASLSTPNKALKYLMVDKYKNAAGIIKDKNTLIVNGAYFSKPMFDWLEEINSGILLNKHPNPYIGTNYVHNKVLLIDPLTDNAVIIVGSANFSDPSVTSNDENTVVIKGGYEMRRICDIYFTEFYRIFHHFFVRVATQEINKDLDLTAGNVNNPLHLKTDNSWVAQFRQDHFKIIMQEQMRLMPLDYGQRPS, from the coding sequence ATGCGCAATAGAAACGAACAAAATGGCCTTGAAGCCACCGTGATTACCGGCAGCTATGGAGCACTGATTTCCATTCGTGTGACCAATGAACAATCCGTGAACAAACCAGACTTTCTTGGCTTTGCAATCAAAAGAGACGATTTAACCGAACAAGAAAGCTATCCCTTAAGAGGATTTAAATATTTCGTTGATTCCGATCGGCTACAAACAAAAGGACAACTCTTTGATACGGATAAGCAACCGGTTCAATCCTTTTTTTGGGAGGATTTTTCTGTAAAACCTCAGCATGATTATGTTTATCACCTTATCCCTGTTTATGGCATACCAAAAAACCTGCAATACGGTCCGGAAGTTACTGTCAGCATCAGTTCTGAAAACGTGCAGGGCTCAGTTCATTCAGTCCATTTTAATATGGGAGTGGCCGGAAGCCTGGCTTATGCAAGACGCTTCGACGATAAAAGGCCGGATCAAATGAACGAGGATGAGAAGCGAAATGTCAGAAAATGGCTCTCACGTGGATTAGAAGAAGCATTACTGGGATTCATCCAGAAGGCGATTCAGAACAAATTCGGATTACGTATCGCATTTTACGAATTTACTTACTCCCCAGTTTTATTGAAACTGAAAGAAGCAATCGAAGCAGGTTGTCATGTTGAAATCGTTTATGATTCCAGACAGGAAGAGGAAGAAAACGACCAAGCCATCGATGCCGCAGATTTACCGCGTACCGCTAAGACATCAACTGGAGTCACGTATAATGTCCTTCACCGCAGAACTAAAGACCCACAAGTACCTTCTCATAATAAATTTATGATTTTAATGAATAAAGAGGTTCCAGTGGAAATTTGGTTCGGCTCTACAAATATTACCGACAAGGGAATTTTAGGCCATAGCAATGTTGGTCATCATATTGTTGATAAGGCACTCGCCAAGAAATACTTTGACTACTGGGAATGTCTTGCTACAGACCCCTCGGAAGCAGATATTCAGGTAGCCGTTGATAAAATCCAGGGTGACATTGCTAATATACCTGACTTCAAAGATAATTACACACCATTCTTCAGCCCCCGTGCGGCAAAAACCGTTCTTGAAACTTACGGCAAATTTATAGCGGGTGCAAATCAAATGGTGTGTGGGATTTTTCCCTTTTCCTTCAGCAAAGTTATGAAGGCTTCGCTTAGCACACCAAATAAAGCGCTTAAATATTTGATGGTAGATAAATATAAAAATGCGGCAGGGATAATTAAAGACAAAAATACATTGATTGTCAATGGTGCATATTTTAGCAAACCCATGTTTGATTGGTTGGAGGAAATCAATTCCGGCATCTTGCTAAACAAGCATCCTAATCCATATATCGGAACAAATTACGTACATAATAAAGTTTTACTAATCGATCCATTAACAGATAATGCTGTCATTATAGTAGGCTCGGCAAATTTTAGCGATCCATCGGTCACCAGTAACGATGAAAATACTGTTGTGATCAAGGGCGGATACGAAATGAGAAGAATTTGTGATATTTATTTCACCGAATTTTACCGAATATTTCATCATTTTTTTGTCCGCGTAGCGACCCAGGAAATCAATAAAGACCTGGATTTGACTGCCGGAAATGTCAACAATCCTCTTCATCTCAAGACGGATAACTCTTGGGTCGCTCAGTTTAGGCAGGATCACTTCAAGATCATTATGCAGGAACAAATGCGGTTGATGCCCTTAGATTACGGTCAGCGTCCCTCGTAA
- a CDS encoding peroxiredoxin-like family protein, translating to MKLQINFKFIFLSLLSAALFCFTAYNASANGLKTSDTTAMQKYPQQSTDISPLLIGEKIPSVNIPAANGKPFDLNAHLADKPTILFFYRGGWCPFCNKELAGVQGIQAELVKTGYQIIAISTDSPDNLNKSMDKHKLSYTLLSDADLAVSKQFGIAFKAPAAYSKILAEGSAGKNADKLLPVPSVFILDKSGIIQFEYINPDFKQRISPTLLQAVAAALKQENPVK from the coding sequence ATGAAACTACAGATTAACTTTAAATTCATTTTCTTAAGCTTATTAAGTGCAGCACTATTCTGTTTTACGGCTTACAACGCTTCAGCTAACGGCTTGAAAACATCAGATACGACGGCGATGCAAAAATATCCGCAACAATCTACTGATATAAGCCCACTATTGATCGGAGAGAAAATACCTTCGGTAAACATCCCGGCCGCCAACGGAAAGCCATTTGATCTTAATGCACATCTTGCCGATAAACCAACAATCTTGTTTTTCTACCGTGGTGGTTGGTGTCCGTTTTGCAATAAAGAATTAGCAGGCGTACAAGGTATTCAAGCAGAATTGGTGAAAACGGGCTATCAAATAATTGCGATCAGTACTGATAGCCCTGACAATTTGAACAAAAGCATGGACAAACACAAGTTGTCTTATACTTTGCTTTCAGACGCTGACCTTGCGGTATCAAAGCAGTTTGGCATTGCATTTAAAGCACCGGCCGCATATAGCAAAATATTGGCTGAAGGTTCGGCGGGAAAAAATGCAGACAAGTTGTTGCCGGTACCATCTGTATTCATTTTAGACAAAAGCGGCATCATTCAATTTGAATATATCAATCCTGATTTCAAACAGCGTATCAGCCCAACGCTTTTGCAGGCTGTAGCCGCTGCATTGAAACAAGAAAATCCTGTTAAATAA